In Flavobacterium sp. CS20, a single window of DNA contains:
- a CDS encoding MBL fold metallo-hydrolase — MNKFFRKLKKVMIVFIVIVSILILALWLFMQQDKFGASPTKDDRQKYEQLSNYKDGKFQNISPTPMLTPNYSWTQVIKEQLFEKPSNPIPDKTLPTIKTDLKSLAIEENVLVWFGHSSYFMQLDQKTYLVDPVFSGNASPVPGTNKAFAGTDIYQAEDFPKIDYLIITHDHYDHLDYPTIIHLKEKAEKFIVGLGVGNHLKKWGVPEDKIIELNWYESTQQGTDLSIHCEPARHFSGRGFSRNNTLWASFLIKSPSMTIYVGGDSGYDSHFATIGKKYATIDFAILDNGQYNLLGERFTIFRKTLYKLPKI; from the coding sequence ATGAACAAGTTTTTTCGAAAATTAAAAAAAGTGATGATTGTATTTATTGTAATAGTTTCCATTTTAATTCTTGCTCTTTGGCTTTTTATGCAACAAGATAAATTTGGGGCTTCTCCAACCAAAGATGACAGGCAAAAATATGAACAACTCTCTAATTATAAGGATGGTAAATTTCAAAATATCAGTCCAACACCGATGCTTACCCCTAATTATTCTTGGACACAAGTGATAAAAGAGCAACTATTTGAAAAACCTTCTAACCCTATTCCTGATAAAACATTACCTACCATTAAAACCGATTTGAAAAGTTTAGCAATTGAGGAAAATGTTCTTGTTTGGTTCGGTCATTCCAGTTATTTTATGCAACTCGACCAAAAAACCTATTTGGTAGATCCTGTATTCAGCGGCAATGCATCTCCCGTTCCCGGTACCAACAAAGCCTTTGCGGGAACGGATATTTATCAAGCAGAAGATTTTCCCAAAATCGATTACCTTATCATTACCCACGACCATTATGACCATTTAGATTACCCCACTATAATCCATCTAAAAGAAAAGGCAGAAAAGTTTATAGTTGGTTTAGGGGTAGGTAATCATCTTAAAAAGTGGGGCGTTCCCGAAGATAAAATCATCGAATTAAATTGGTACGAAAGCACACAACAAGGCACCGACCTAAGCATTCATTGCGAGCCTGCTCGGCATTTTTCGGGCAGAGGATTTTCCCGCAACAATACCCTTTGGGCATCCTTTTTAATTAAATCACCATCGATGACTATTTATGTAGGTGGAGATAGTGGTTACGATAGTCATTTTGCGACCATTGGGAAGAAATATGCAACAATTGATTTTGCTATTTTAGATAACGGTCAGTACAATCTGCTTGGCGAGCGGTTCACAATTTTCCGGAAGACGTTATACAAGCTGCCAAAGATTTAA